From the genome of Candidatus Rhodoluna planktonica:
AATTGCAGCCCGGATGCAGCAAGACCCAAGAATTTCATCCGTTGAATTAGATACCAAAATTGTGGCGGCCAGCTCGACCCCGAGAGTGCTATCCGCTTTGCGTGCGGCCTCGGCGCCAAGAAGTCCGATTGCGAAAGATGCCTTTAGTCCGTTGGCACCGACCAACGCCAGAGTGAACCTAACCTGGGCTGCGCCAGCAAGCACCTACGGTGCAAAAATTGTCGGCTATCGAATCGAACGCAGCGTGAATGGTTCGTCTTGGTCAATTGCGGTTTCGAACACCGCACGCACCAGTCGCACACATACCGTCACCGCGGGAAACACCTCGGGGGTAAATTACTACTGGCGGGTTCGGGCAATTACAAAACTGGGCTCTTTTGTGCGAGTCGGCTTAGCCTCGGCTGCAGTGCGTGGTCGAGCAACTACCGTTGCGCAGCCACCGCAACTCATCACTCCTGACTTGGTGTCGTTAGCCTCAGCAGATGCTGCTAACGGCGTAACTGTGACTTGGTCAAGTCAATCGATTTATCAAAAAGGTGGTTTGCGAACCAGCTATCGAGCCACAGCAACAGCTGGAGGCGCAGTTGTTGCTGAGTGTGTTACTTACTCAAACACCTGCACAATCTTGGGTCTTGCACCCGAGATTGAACATGAAATCAAGGTTGCCGCGACAAACTCTCGCGGTACCAGTTTTAGCGGAGTGACTCTTACTCCTCGCGATTCTGAGTACGGCAAGCAGTGGTATCTAAGTGCAACAAACGGCATAAACGCTGCAAAAGCGTGGTCGATGACTTCTGGTTCGCGATCTGTCGTGGTTGCGGTTCTAGACTCGGGCATCACCAATCATCCTGATCTTGATGGCAACGTGGTCGCCGGCTATGACTTCGTAGAGTGTGACACCAACACTGGCAGTTGCGCCATCACAAACGATGGCGATGGCCCTGATCCAGATCCGACTGACCCCGGAGACTATCTGAACTCTGAGCGCAGTTCGTGGCACGGTACACACGTGGCTGGCTTAATTGCTGCTCGAGCAAACGACATTGGAATCATCGGGGTTGCGCCCCAGGTTCGAATCCAACCGGTGCGTGTATTAGGCGCGGGTGGATCTGGAAACTCGAGTTCACTCGTAAAAGCTCTGAACTGGGCCGCCGGTAATGCAGTATCTGGCGTGCCGGCAAACGCGACGCCAGCCAAAGTGATCAATCTTTCGGTGGCTTCTCCTGATCCTGGGCCCTGCCCGACCTCATTGGCAACGATCCTGCCAGCCATCAAAGCCAAGGGAATCACCGTAGTTACCGCGGCCGGAAACACGGCAGGCAATGCCGCAAACTACTGGCCGGGAAACTGCTACCCAACGATTAATGTTGGCTCAGTTGGCCCAACCGGCGAAAAAGCTGGTTATTCAAACTACGGCTCGCAGTTTTCAAACGGTGTTGATATCGCAGCACCCGGCGGTGATAGCCAAAACCCAGCCGGATCACCGAGCGGCACCAACGGACGAGTGCTGTCGCTGATTAATAACGGCACCACAGTTTCAACCGACTTCGGATATTCCTATCAAGAAGGAACATCGATGGCGGCGCCTTTGGTAAGCGGGGTTGTGGCGCTGATGTATTCGGCAAAATACAACATCACACCAGATCAAATCTGGAATATTTTGCAGACCACAGCTAAGCCGCACGTAGCGAACACACAATGTAGTGCTGGGCTTTGTGGAATCGGTGTGGTTAACGCGTCTCTTGCGGTAGCCGCTGCGGCTGCACTGCCTTAGAGTTCGGGAGCGCTAATCGGTTTTTGGCACGGCCTGAGATAGAGATTGCTTAGCTTGCAGCCAATTGCTCTGCGTGGACAACAATAACTTCGCCAACGGATGCTTTGAGTTGGTTTTGCACATCTTGGCTTAGCCCGTCGTCAGTGACCAAAATGTCAGCATCTTCAAGTCGAGCAAAACTAGAGAAGCCCATCTCGCCCCATTTGGTGTTATCGGCCAGCACAACAAACTTTTTAGCCCGGTTGCGGATTGCTCGGTTAGTTTCAGCTTCGAGCAAATTTGGCGAACTGAAGCCGGCTTCTGGGTGCATGCCGTGAGTTCCCATGAAAACCAAATCCAGGTTGAAGCTGGACAGCGAATTGATTGCCAACTCACCAACAAAAGAGTCGGTGGGGGTTCTAACCCCGCCGGTGAGGATCACAGTTTGATCGCTTCGTCCTTCTTTGTGGAGAAAATCTGAAACCGGTAACGAGTTGGTGATGATGGTAAGTCGAGGGACATCGGCTAAGTGCCGACTTAGTGCGTACACCGTAGAGCCGCCCATGAGCCCAATAGCGGCCCCTGGGGCGACCAATTTGGCTGCTGCCTCGGCGATTGCCTCTTTGGCCACTCGCTCACGCAGAGACTTTGCGGTGAAGGGAGGTTCAGACACCGAACTGGCACCAATTGAGGTGGCCCCGCCGTGTACTTTGTCAACCAAGCCCTGCTCAGCTAGAACATCGATGTCGCGTCGAACGGTCATTTCCGAAACATCAAGGATCTCAGCCAGCTCGGCAATGCGTGCAGCGCCACGGGCTGATACCTCTTTGAGGATCAGGCTTTGACGTTGTGCGGCCAGCATTTGACTACTTTCCATTTCGGTAAGGCATAAATCGAACAATCAACAGATTACGGCCTTGGCCAGAAAAATTAGCGTATTTCGGTAACGGATTGATTACTTTTGTTAGTTTTTGTGAGTTTTTGTAAAGCGGCGACGTAGTCTTCAAACAGGGTCAAATTAGAAAAATTTGTGGTTATGCAAACCTCAGCCCGAAGCATGTAAACAGATCGAGGTAAAGATGCCGAAACTCAACCCAAGTGCCCTCTATTACGGTGGCGACTACAACCCTGAGCAGTGGAGTCGCCATGTCTGGCAAGAAGACATTCGCTTGATGAAACAAGCCAAAGTGAACCTAGTCTCGCTTGGTATTTTCTCTTGGACCAACATCGAAGTTGCAGAGGGTGTCTATCAATTTGACTGGCTCGACGACATCATCAACCTGCTGCACGAAAACGACATCAAGGTCGACCTGGCAACGGCCACCGCTTCACCACCTGCTTGGCTAACCAAAGCCCACCCAGAGATGCTGCCAATCGATGCAAACGGAGTAGTTCGTTCACACGGTGGTCGTCAGAACTACTGCACCAGCTCGCCAATTTATCGCGAGCGCGCTGCCGCACTTGTTGCAAAACTGGCTGAAAGATACGGCAACCACCCAGCCGTCGAAATGTGGCACGTCAACAACGAATTCGGCTGCCACAACCCACTCTGCTTCTGCGACACTACTGCTGCCGCCTGGCAGGGTTGGCTGCAGAACAAATACGGCAATCTTGAAGCGCTAAACGAAGCTTGGGCAACCAACTTCTGGTCGCAGCGTTACCACAACTGGAACGAAATCATTCCACCGCGTCGCACTCCGGATGGAACCTTCCCGAACCCATCAATGGTTCTTGATTTCCACCGCTTTAGCAGCGATGAATTGCTAGACATTTACAAGCTCGAGCGCGACACCATTCGTAAATACGACTCAGTGCACCCAATCACCACCAACTTCATGTCGATGCGCGGCTCAATTTTCGTCGACTATTGGAAGTGGGCGAAAGAGGTTGACTTCGTTTCAACTGACATCTACCTGATTGCTGCAGATCCAAATCGCGACATCGAATTTGCTTACGCTTGCGATTTGACCCGCGGTTTTGCCGACGGCCAACCATGGCTACTAATGGAGCACTCAACCTCGGCAGTCAACTGGCAAGAGCACAACCTGCCAAAAGAGCAGGGCGAAATGCTGGCCAACTCGATTGGCAGCGTGGCTCGCGGCTCTGAAGGCGCCATGTACTTCCAGTGGCGTCAGTCAAAGGGTGGTTCAGAGAAGTTCCACTCAGCGATGGTTCCGCACGCAGGTGAAAACACACGTGTTTATCGACAGGTGACTGAGTTGGGTGACCAACTAGACCAGCTGCGTGATTTGGTTTCAACCAGCACCGAACAGGCCAAGATTGCAATCATCCATGACTATGAGTCGCTCTGGGCTATGCGTCAATACAACGTGCCAACTACCCAGCTTGACTACACCGAAATTTCGCAAGACTGGTATCGGGCGCTCTACAACATGGGTGTTCGCGTTGACTTCGTCAGTGCTAAAGCTGACAGGGCGACCTTCAAAAAGTATGACTTGGTCTTGGCTCCGACACAGTATCTAATGACCGATGAACTCGAAGCTAACCTAATTGATTACGTCAAAAACGGCGGATCATTGGTGGCCTCTTACTTCACTGGAATATCAAACGAAACTGACCTGATCCGTCTAGGTGGTTATGGCGGCAAATTGGTCAAAGACTTCATCGGTGTTCGAGTTGAAGAATTTGCTCCGCTACCAAAGGGCTCGGTGACAACCCTGTCGAACGGTTACCAGGCCAAACTTTGGGCTGAAATTTCTCAGGCAAACGGCGCCGAGGTTCTGGCTACCTTCGGCGAGGGAGTTGCAGCTGGCTCGGTTGCTATCGCTCGTCGTAACTATGAAAAGCCGGTTTGGTATGTGGCATCGCAGCTTACCGACGAGAGCCTCAAAGAGTTCTTCGGATCAGTGACCAAAGAATTGGGAATCGAAGCTGAAGGCGGCAACGGCATCGAGGTTCTTCGTCGTGGCAAATTCCGCTTTGAGATTGGTCACAAGCCTGGCTCACACAGCCACCAGGTCTCAATCGGCTAACCGAATCAGGGTAATAAAAAAACCGGCCTAGGCCGGTTTTTTTATTTGGTGCGGAAGGTGGGACTTGAACCCACACGCCTCGCGGCGCTGGAACCTAAATCCAGTGCGTCTGCCAATTTCGCCACTTCCGCATGCCTGAACAGTTTACATATTTCAGCGCCAGAACGGAAATCGAGCCGGAAATCTGACCAAATTCGCCTGTGGATAACTAAAGAAAAGGATTTGGCATAGCGGCACCCTCTATCTAGAGGTGTGAAATGTATGATGTCAGCGCGTATGCCGGTTCGGTCAGAAATAGAG
Proteins encoded in this window:
- a CDS encoding S8 family serine peptidase, with the translated sequence MVKFPFRHLVAIAVAAAMPLAAIPAAASISQVAPEANLESSVSGLIVSYRDGVSPVSDDGQPTGENAAGVDLLNTEALGMGFYAVQFESELTTPDAQKIAARMQQDPRISSVELDTKIVAASSTPRVLSALRAASAPRSPIAKDAFSPLAPTNARVNLTWAAPASTYGAKIVGYRIERSVNGSSWSIAVSNTARTSRTHTVTAGNTSGVNYYWRVRAITKLGSFVRVGLASAAVRGRATTVAQPPQLITPDLVSLASADAANGVTVTWSSQSIYQKGGLRTSYRATATAGGAVVAECVTYSNTCTILGLAPEIEHEIKVAATNSRGTSFSGVTLTPRDSEYGKQWYLSATNGINAAKAWSMTSGSRSVVVAVLDSGITNHPDLDGNVVAGYDFVECDTNTGSCAITNDGDGPDPDPTDPGDYLNSERSSWHGTHVAGLIAARANDIGIIGVAPQVRIQPVRVLGAGGSGNSSSLVKALNWAAGNAVSGVPANATPAKVINLSVASPDPGPCPTSLATILPAIKAKGITVVTAAGNTAGNAANYWPGNCYPTINVGSVGPTGEKAGYSNYGSQFSNGVDIAAPGGDSQNPAGSPSGTNGRVLSLINNGTTVSTDFGYSYQEGTSMAAPLVSGVVALMYSAKYNITPDQIWNILQTTAKPHVANTQCSAGLCGIGVVNASLAVAAAAALP
- a CDS encoding DeoR/GlpR family DNA-binding transcription regulator, whose translation is MLAAQRQSLILKEVSARGAARIAELAEILDVSEMTVRRDIDVLAEQGLVDKVHGGATSIGASSVSEPPFTAKSLRERVAKEAIAEAAAKLVAPGAAIGLMGGSTVYALSRHLADVPRLTIITNSLPVSDFLHKEGRSDQTVILTGGVRTPTDSFVGELAINSLSSFNLDLVFMGTHGMHPEAGFSSPNLLEAETNRAIRNRAKKFVVLADNTKWGEMGFSSFARLEDADILVTDDGLSQDVQNQLKASVGEVIVVHAEQLAAS
- a CDS encoding beta-galactosidase, giving the protein MPKLNPSALYYGGDYNPEQWSRHVWQEDIRLMKQAKVNLVSLGIFSWTNIEVAEGVYQFDWLDDIINLLHENDIKVDLATATASPPAWLTKAHPEMLPIDANGVVRSHGGRQNYCTSSPIYRERAAALVAKLAERYGNHPAVEMWHVNNEFGCHNPLCFCDTTAAAWQGWLQNKYGNLEALNEAWATNFWSQRYHNWNEIIPPRRTPDGTFPNPSMVLDFHRFSSDELLDIYKLERDTIRKYDSVHPITTNFMSMRGSIFVDYWKWAKEVDFVSTDIYLIAADPNRDIEFAYACDLTRGFADGQPWLLMEHSTSAVNWQEHNLPKEQGEMLANSIGSVARGSEGAMYFQWRQSKGGSEKFHSAMVPHAGENTRVYRQVTELGDQLDQLRDLVSTSTEQAKIAIIHDYESLWAMRQYNVPTTQLDYTEISQDWYRALYNMGVRVDFVSAKADRATFKKYDLVLAPTQYLMTDELEANLIDYVKNGGSLVASYFTGISNETDLIRLGGYGGKLVKDFIGVRVEEFAPLPKGSVTTLSNGYQAKLWAEISQANGAEVLATFGEGVAAGSVAIARRNYEKPVWYVASQLTDESLKEFFGSVTKELGIEAEGGNGIEVLRRGKFRFEIGHKPGSHSHQVSIG